Genomic segment of Iocasia fonsfrigidae:
ATAAAATAAAACTTCATGGGCAGTTCTATCTTTTTTAAAGAGACTGGTAAAGATTGACTGGCTGCTGTTATCGGGTACTTTTTGATAATTGTAGGCCAGCTTATTTTCCCTTAGAAAATTGAGTATTTTTTTGGTATATTCTGTAGGGTTGTTTACTGTATTGGAGAAACGAGAGCTGTTAATTTCGATAACCATATCCTTATCTCCAATCAAGGTATTAAGTATCTTATAGTTAAGACCTCTGTCTTTACCCTGATAGGTCAGGGTATATTGTGCTGAGTCAAGTGAGGGTTCCTGCTTATTTTCTTTAATTTTGATTTTCATTTGAAAAACCTACCTTTTTTATGCTTAAATTATGATTTTTAGGCTTATGAATGACATTGAAGACCGACAAATATATTTACTTACCTTGTCGTGCACTACGGCGTCCTGCCTTCGTTTACTGTCGAGAAATTGTCTTCCAGCGTCCATGCCTCCAGACAATTTCTAGAGTCGTTCAGTAAATATATTTATCTAGTTTATAATAATTATTGATTAAGTCTGGATAGCCGTTTAGCCACTTTGATCTTCTAAATATATCTTAGCATATTTAAAAGTAGACTACAAGGAAAAAACCACTCTTTGGGGGGTACCAAAGGTGGTTTTTTAAGTGAAAAAGTTATTGTGGTTATTATATAATAATTGTCTCTTCATGTAAACAGAAAAAGCGAAATTAATTGAATTTGTAATGTTTTTTATGAGTTTAATTATATATTAGTACTGAAAGTAATCAAAAGTTAATGTATTTAATAAAAGATAAGTAGCAAAGTCTAAATTTGTTTTCTTAATAATATAATAAGAGAATGAATTATATTTTTAATTAATTTGTTGTTGACTTAGTAAGCAGATACTGCTAGAATGAATAAAGTATTTAATATATTGGTAAATTTTATAGGTATAAAGAGTTGTTGAAGGTAGGTGAATATATTATGGAAGAAAGGAAAAAACTACATCAATTGGCGATACCGATTTTTATCGAGACATTATTATTTATGTTACTTGGAGTGGCGGATATTTTTATGCTCAGCCAATTTGATGATAAGGCTGCTGGAGCTATTGGAGCGGCTAATCAGGTTATTAATATCCTTAATCTAATATTTGTCATAATCTCAGCGGGAACAGCAGTGCTGGTAGCCCAGAATGTAGGGGCAAAAAGGAGAGAGGATGTCGAAAGAGTTAGTTCGGTTTCACTGGTTATGAATTTAGCAATCGGTCTACTGGTAAGTGTTATTATGATTTTTATGGGAAGGATAATCTTGCTTAAGGTGGGGGTTACCCCCGACTTAATGAAGTATGCCTCAGCATATATAAAGATAGTAGGTGGTGCTTTATTTGTTCAGGCTGTTTTAAATACTGTTACTGCAATTATCAGGAGTCATGGTTATACTAAAGAGAGTATGTTGATAACTGTTGGTATGAATATTTTAAATGTAATTGGTGATGCTGCTTTTATCTTTGGTCTTTTTGGTTTGCCAGTCCTGGGTGCCAGTGGTGTGGCAATAGCGACTACTTTTAGTAGAGTACTGGCGACTATTGTGGCCTTGATATTCCTGTTCAGAGTAGTGCTTCCCATTGAGATGTTTTCTTATCTTAAAAATAAGCCAATGCTGGCCCTTAAAAAATTGATTAAGATTGGTTTTCCTTCAGCTATGGAGAATATGTCCTATAACTTAGCTCAGACAGTGCTGATGAGTATTATCTTGATTAATCTGGGGGAAATGGCCTATATTACCAGGACATATGTCTGGACATTAACCTGGTTTGTAATGATATTTTCTATTTCTATCGGGCAGGCTAACCAGATTATGATTGGACATTTGATAGGTGCTGGTCAAATAGATGAGGCCTATCATACTGGACTTAAAAACTTCAAAATAGCTATGTTTTTCTCTATGCTGGGTGGTGTAGTATTATTTCTCTTTGGTAGGATATTTATGGGTTTTTATACAGATAATCAGGAGATCATACTCCTGGGGGCGGCTACCCTGGCAGTAGATGCCTTTCTGGAGCCCGGCAGAACCTTCAATATTATCCTGATTTACGGTTTAAGGGGTGCTGGTGATGTAATCTTTCCTGTTGTAATGGCAGTTATTAGTATGTGGGGTATTGGTGTTCTGTCTGCTTATATCTTTGGGGTTGTTCTTGGCTATGGTCTGCCTGGTATCTGGCTGGGGATCTTACTGGATGAATGGTTCAGGGGTGTTTCTATGCTCCACAGATGGAATAGTAAAAAATGGGCAAATAAAGCCATGATAGGATAAAAAACCCTTGTAAAATAAAGGTATTCATGAATTTATCTTTAATATAATATATATATAGTATTATAGATTAAGGGGGTTTTGTCAAAATGGAAGTATTGAAGGTAGCAACACAATCAAATCCAAACAAAGTGGCAGGTGCACTTGCCGGTGTTTTAAGGGAAAGGGGAAGGGCTGAGATGCAGGCCATTGGTGCTGGTGCTGTAAATCAGACTATCAAGGCAATAGCCATTGCCAGGGGATTTGTGGCTCCCAGTGGGATTGACCTGATTTGTATACCGGCTTTTACTGACCTTGAAATTGAAGGTGAAGAGAGAACAGCGATTAAAATAATTGTGGAACCAAGGTAAGCTAGTTTTATAATTTTACTATGTAATCCCCTATCTTAAGAGAGATTTAACCCTGGAGATAGGGTTTTTCTTATTAAAAAAACAGCCCCTGAAACAAAGGCTGTTTTTTAGAGGGTTATTTGAGAATTTTGTCCAGTGTTGCTTTTTCTATACAGACAGTAACAATATTAATGGCTTTTTCAAGTTCTTTGATAGGGGGCAAGGTAGGTGCAATACGGATATTAGTGTCTGCAGGGTCTTTGCCGTAGGGGTAAGTAGCCCCTGCTTTGGTAAGGGTAACACCAGCTTCTTTTGCCAGTTGAACTACTCTACCTGCACACCCCTCCATAACATCGAGATTAATAAAATAGCCTCCCTTGGGATTACTCCAACGGGCAATATTTTTGTCTGCCAGTTCCTTTTCCATTATTTCCAGGACTAAATCAAATTTAGGCTTGATAATAGCTGCATGTTTTTTCATGTGTTCCAGGATACCATCAACTGTCTTAAAAAATCTGGTATGGAGTAATTGATTTATCTTATTGGGACCAATAGTTTGTTTAGAGATTAAGCTGACTATATAATCGATATTTTTTTTGCTAGAGGCAAAAACACCTAAACCTGCCCCTGCAAAAGTGATCTTGGATGTAGAAACATAGATATAGACCCTGTCTGGGTTTTTATATTCCCGGCAGGCATGTAAGATATTTTTCAACCGGGGTGGATTATCTGTCAGGTGGTGTACAATATAGGCATTATCCCAGAAGATACGGAAATCATTAGCCTTTGTTTCCATAGCAGCCAATCTATTTACTACTTCATCAGTATAGACAACCCCTGTAGGATTACTATATTTGGGTACACACCAGATACCTTTAATAGATTCATCTTCTTTGACCAGTTCCTCAATCCTATCCATATCTGGTCCATTATTCTGCATGGGTATATTAATCATTTCAATACCAAATAGTTCGCAAATGGCAAAGTGGCGATCATAACCTGGGCTGGGACAGAGGAATTTGACTTTTTCTAATTTACTCCAGGGAGTGCTTTTTTCATCTACACCGTGATTAAAAGCCCTGGCTAGGTTATCATACATAATATTCAGGCTGGAATTTCCTCCGATAATTAATTCTTCAACCTTAACATTAAGTAGGTCAGCAAATAATTTCCTTGTTTCAGGGAGTCCTTCAACACCACCGTAGTTTCGACAATCAGTACCATTTTCATCAATTAGGGTTTTAATGTCATTATATAGGCCATTTGATAAATCAAGTTGTTCTGGACATGGTTTTCCCCGGGCCATATTTAAATTAAGGTTTTCAGCCTGATATTTTTCGTATTTTTCGTTTGCTTTCTGCTGGAATCTACGTAATTCTTCCTCTGTAGCTCCTTGATATACATTCATATTGACTACCTCCTGCTTTCTTTTCTTCTATTTTAATATATCGTGGGGAAAATGGCAATGTAATTAAAGATCATTTAGCAATTATTTAAATTAATATGCTATAATTAAATAGTGTATCCACAATATAAATAGAAGTTTGTGGAGAAGAAGGGAATGAGATAAATGAGTCAAAAAGAAAAAATCGGTGGCAGGGCCTATAAAAATGGTGTAAGATTGATAAATAGTAGCTTTTCTGCTAAAGCATATTATGATGAAAATGGTAAATTACAGGTAAAGCTTAGTAGTGTAAAAAGGTCTAAATACTATAAGTTGATCAAAAAAATTCCCATATTAAGAGGGATAGTAAGTCTCTTAATGGCTATCTGGATGTTTTTAAAAGAGGGTATTAATAATCCTAAAAAATACTGGGCTATTTTATTAATATTACTGTTGGATTTGCTATATATCTTTATACCAGGATCAGAAAGTCAGGTCACTAACAATATTTTAAATTTGATATATTTTGGTTTCCCTGTTCTATTACTATTATTATTCAGGAAAACTATTTCTGAAGTTTTAAAATATCACGGTGCTGAGCATAAGGTGGTTCATTATTATGAAAATGATTGTCAGGGGGATATTCAGTCATATTCCCGGCTTCATAAAAGGTGTGGTAGTAATATAGTGTTTTATTATCTATTAATAACCTGTACAATAGGTTTATTTGTCTATATCCCGTTAAACCCCTTACTTTTAGAATTATTGTTTTTGGGGATAGCCTATGAATTAATCAGGTATACCCCTGAGCAGCTTCTTTTTCTGCCTTATCTCTTTCAACGGTTAGTAACAAAGGAACCAGAAGAAAAACATATCAGGGCGGCTAAAGCTGCTTTAGAGCTTTTAAGGTAAACGATTGGTTAAAATATTATGATAAAATAGCTATAATATATTATCATAATAGCTATTAAAGTAAATAATGAATGACATTTTTCACAAATTTAAGGTATAATAGGAGGATGTGATTTATGAGTTATAAAATGCTTTGTCTGGATATTGACGGTACTCTACTAAACTCAAATCATAAGATATCTTCTAAAACTAGAGAAGCAGTACGGCTTGTTTCTGGCAGAATACCAGTAATACTTGTATCAGCCCGTATGCCTGCCGGGATTTTTCCATATCAAAAGGAATTAGGGCTTAATAAAGCTGTTATTTCGTATAGTGGTGCTTTGATTCTGGATGAGCAAAGAAATGTTCTTTTAAATAAAACTATTTCAAGCTCAGTAGTAGAATTAATTTATGATAATTTTATGGGACAGGTTCATCTTAGTATCTATTGTAATAATGATTGGTATATAGAGAATAAAGATTGCTGGGCCAGGCAGGAGAAAGAAATTACTGGACTTACACCCTTGGAAGTTAATTATACAAAATTAATTGACAGCTGGTATAGAAACTCAGGAGGGGCAAATAAATTATTATGTATGGGAGAAAAAGAAGATATCACTGTTTTATATCATCAACTACAAAAGATGACAGCAAGGGTGACAGCTAGTATTGCTTTTTACCGTTCAAAACCCAGCTATTTAGAGATTATGGATAAGGCGGTTTCTAAAGCAGCAGCTATTGAAAAACTGGCAGCTAGTTATGGTGTGGAAAGAAATGAAATAATTGCTATAGGTGATAATTATAATGACCTTAATATGATTGAATATGCAGGCCTGGGGGTAGCTATGGGAAATGCCCCTGAACCTGTAAAAGAACAGGCTGATGAAATTACCAGCAGCAATGATAATGATGGGGTTGCCAGGATTATCTATAAGTATTTTAACTAGCTGCCTTTGTTTATTTAGTTTTTTCAAGTTGATATAAACTGATTGCACCCAGTAGGGTAATAAATAATAAAGTGTAAATTGCCATTTTATAAGTACCTGTCTGGTCATAAGTCCACCCACCAAGGGCAGGGCCAAGTATAGCTGATATTCCATAGGCTAGAAAGACAAAAGGGTATAATTTGCCTGCCAGGTCTCCAAAGTGTTCAACAATTCTAAGAAAGTATAGGACAAAACAACCTCCAAAAGCAATTCCGGTCATAATGGCTGCTAGATTAAAAATAATTGCTGAATTTGATAACATTAACAGGGCAGAGCATCCTAATAGAACCAGGGATATGGGAATTGATATTTTGCCAACTCTATCGAAAATAGCACCCCATAATATACGGCCCAGGGCATTTCCGACGGCAAATAAACTGATAGCTAATACGGCATACTGTTCAATAAGATGGTTAGAAAGACCTATTTGTTTAATATTGCTAACAACCATTAAACCACCAAAAGTCCCGCTAAACATCCCTATTATCATGGCAATGGTTATTTTGTTCCTCAATAATACTGTCATTTTTTGTTTGTTATTTTTCTCTCTATCATTTTCTGGGGGGTTACTAAGAAATAGGGCTGCTATAATAGCAGGTAATCCTGTATAAATAGCAATATTTCTAAAAATTAATAAAGTATCTAGACCGTTGTTCTGTAAGATAGAAACAAATCTAGTTAAGATAATGGCTCCACCACCAAAACCAGCAACAGCTAATCCGGTTATTAATCCCTTTCTTTCAGGAAACCACTTAATACAGGTGGTTAATGGACATACATAACCAAAACCTATCCCTGCTCCTGTAATTAAGCCAATAGCAAGCAATATAATAGGATATGCTCCCTTTGAAAATGAAGCAATTAAGTAACCCAAGGTATATAACAGTCCACCTATAAAAGCGGTGAAACGCGGTCCTTTTATTGATAATACTCTCCCTGCATATATCATGTTGAGTGTGAATGCCAGTATTGTAACACCAAAAATAAAGCTGCTCTGACTAATACTAATATGATAAGTCTCCTTTAATGAAGGGCCAAAAACACTCCAGGCGTATATCCCACCTAAGATAATCTGTAAAATGATTGATGCTGTGAGTATAAACCATCGTTTCATTGTTGAATTTCACTCCCCTATTGTAATGTTCATGGTCTTAACTTAGAATCTCCTTTCAAATAAGCGTCTTAAATAAATAAGAATTTATAATAACTAATTCTTTTTAAATGAATAGATTCCTCTTTTTAGTGTAGATAAGAGTTATAAAAGTGTTGACAATATAAATTAGTATGTTATAATTTAATTAAACAACTACTTAATCAGATTGGTGTTCTAGAGAAAGGAGGGAATGATTTGTGGCTGAAAAGAGATGTGAACATCCCGATAGATTAAATGGTAAGAAACCTGGAGAATGTAGTCCTGAACAGATTAAGGAATGTCATGGAGATGAAAAAGAACATTCCTGTGCAAGAGATAAATAGGACTTTATTAGGGGTGTTTAAACACCCCTGAAACTATTCTTAAAGATGGTAAAGGAGTGCTTTTATAAGATGAACAATTCTCAAGAGATTAGGGCTGCAATTGAAGTAGAAAATTTAAGTAAACGATATGAGGAAGTAGATGCTGTAGATAAGATATCTTTTACTGTGCAAAGGGGAGAGATTTTCGGCTTTCTGGGGCCAAATGGGGCGGGTAAAACAACAACAATCAATATGCTGACAGGCCTAAATAGAATAAGTTCAGGACAGGTCAAAATTAATGGTCAAACAGAGATTAAAAAGGTACAGGAGGCTATCGGGATTGTCCCCAGTGAAAGCAATTTGTATCCAGAGCTTGATGGCTTTGAAAATCTCTGTTTTTGTGCTTCACTCTATGGTTTAAAAAAAGGGGTGCGGGAAAGAGAGGCAAGGTATTTATTAGAAAAATTCAATCTGGCTGAGGTAGGCGGCAGGACGTTTGGGGCTTATTCCAAAGGCATGAAGAGAAAATTGACTATAGCAGCTGGTATTATACATAAACCTGAAATTCTTTTTCTGGATGAACCGACTACGGGGATTGATGTAGCCAGTGCCCGACAGATCCGAAGATTAATTATTGATTTAAATAGAGCAGGGACTA
This window contains:
- a CDS encoding stage V sporulation protein S, which codes for MEVLKVATQSNPNKVAGALAGVLRERGRAEMQAIGAGAVNQTIKAIAIARGFVAPSGIDLICIPAFTDLEIEGEERTAIKIIVEPR
- a CDS encoding DUF1385 domain-containing protein — protein: MSQKEKIGGRAYKNGVRLINSSFSAKAYYDENGKLQVKLSSVKRSKYYKLIKKIPILRGIVSLLMAIWMFLKEGINNPKKYWAILLILLLDLLYIFIPGSESQVTNNILNLIYFGFPVLLLLLFRKTISEVLKYHGAEHKVVHYYENDCQGDIQSYSRLHKRCGSNIVFYYLLITCTIGLFVYIPLNPLLLELLFLGIAYELIRYTPEQLLFLPYLFQRLVTKEPEEKHIRAAKAALELLR
- a CDS encoding MFS transporter, with the protein product MKRWFILTASIILQIILGGIYAWSVFGPSLKETYHISISQSSFIFGVTILAFTLNMIYAGRVLSIKGPRFTAFIGGLLYTLGYLIASFSKGAYPIILLAIGLITGAGIGFGYVCPLTTCIKWFPERKGLITGLAVAGFGGGAIILTRFVSILQNNGLDTLLIFRNIAIYTGLPAIIAALFLSNPPENDREKNNKQKMTVLLRNKITIAMIIGMFSGTFGGLMVVSNIKQIGLSNHLIEQYAVLAISLFAVGNALGRILWGAIFDRVGKISIPISLVLLGCSALLMLSNSAIIFNLAAIMTGIAFGGCFVLYFLRIVEHFGDLAGKLYPFVFLAYGISAILGPALGGWTYDQTGTYKMAIYTLLFITLLGAISLYQLEKTK
- a CDS encoding MATE family efflux transporter, producing the protein MEERKKLHQLAIPIFIETLLFMLLGVADIFMLSQFDDKAAGAIGAANQVINILNLIFVIISAGTAVLVAQNVGAKRREDVERVSSVSLVMNLAIGLLVSVIMIFMGRIILLKVGVTPDLMKYASAYIKIVGGALFVQAVLNTVTAIIRSHGYTKESMLITVGMNILNVIGDAAFIFGLFGLPVLGASGVAIATTFSRVLATIVALIFLFRVVLPIEMFSYLKNKPMLALKKLIKIGFPSAMENMSYNLAQTVLMSIILINLGEMAYITRTYVWTLTWFVMIFSISIGQANQIMIGHLIGAGQIDEAYHTGLKNFKIAMFFSMLGGVVLFLFGRIFMGFYTDNQEIILLGAATLAVDAFLEPGRTFNIILIYGLRGAGDVIFPVVMAVISMWGIGVLSAYIFGVVLGYGLPGIWLGILLDEWFRGVSMLHRWNSKKWANKAMIG
- a CDS encoding ABC transporter ATP-binding protein, translated to MNNSQEIRAAIEVENLSKRYEEVDAVDKISFTVQRGEIFGFLGPNGAGKTTTINMLTGLNRISSGQVKINGQTEIKKVQEAIGIVPSESNLYPELDGFENLCFCASLYGLKKGVREREARYLLEKFNLAEVGGRTFGAYSKGMKRKLTIAAGIIHKPEILFLDEPTTGIDVASARQIRRLIIDLNRAGTTIFLTTHYIEEAERLCDRVAFIVQGKIKHLDTTENLLDNVRQDNIIEFLSDKKSLQDKETILKKLSAYQVELFGEKIRIHIDRKTTINKFINIFNEIDCNIYEARLMRPSLEDVFVKITGIEVDEMEKDKAKGGR
- a CDS encoding Cof-type HAD-IIB family hydrolase, whose translation is MSYKMLCLDIDGTLLNSNHKISSKTREAVRLVSGRIPVILVSARMPAGIFPYQKELGLNKAVISYSGALILDEQRNVLLNKTISSSVVELIYDNFMGQVHLSIYCNNDWYIENKDCWARQEKEITGLTPLEVNYTKLIDSWYRNSGGANKLLCMGEKEDITVLYHQLQKMTARVTASIAFYRSKPSYLEIMDKAVSKAAAIEKLAASYGVERNEIIAIGDNYNDLNMIEYAGLGVAMGNAPEPVKEQADEITSSNDNDGVARIIYKYFN
- a CDS encoding aminotransferase class I/II-fold pyridoxal phosphate-dependent enzyme, translated to MNVYQGATEEELRRFQQKANEKYEKYQAENLNLNMARGKPCPEQLDLSNGLYNDIKTLIDENGTDCRNYGGVEGLPETRKLFADLLNVKVEELIIGGNSSLNIMYDNLARAFNHGVDEKSTPWSKLEKVKFLCPSPGYDRHFAICELFGIEMINIPMQNNGPDMDRIEELVKEDESIKGIWCVPKYSNPTGVVYTDEVVNRLAAMETKANDFRIFWDNAYIVHHLTDNPPRLKNILHACREYKNPDRVYIYVSTSKITFAGAGLGVFASSKKNIDYIVSLISKQTIGPNKINQLLHTRFFKTVDGILEHMKKHAAIIKPKFDLVLEIMEKELADKNIARWSNPKGGYFINLDVMEGCAGRVVQLAKEAGVTLTKAGATYPYGKDPADTNIRIAPTLPPIKELEKAINIVTVCIEKATLDKILK